Proteins from one Candidatus Methylomirabilota bacterium genomic window:
- a CDS encoding NuoM family protein, producing the protein MIALPNLSLITWMPFIGAILIMFGARHNPFLVRLIAVVTTGISLVLSLRIFWLYDREAAGYQFYEELSLVPPLGITYQLGVDGMSLLMVLLTSIIIFAGVWASWTMKERSQEFYALLLILVSGVYGVFVSLDLFVLFLFYEIAVLPMYLLIGIWGSSGEVRPQGIFAWAFRRTGVGTKEYAAMKLTLYLLFGSAFILVGILALYVSADSSSFSLLELEQVRFSPQLQSWVFLAFYVGFGILAGIWPLHTWSPDGHASAPTAVSMLHAGVLMKLGAYGVVRLGMGLLPDGTHQWMWLVGTIACVNIVYGALSAMAQVDLKYVIAYSSVSHMGVVMLGAATLTESGLNGSVFQMFAHGIMTGLFFALVGLVYEKAHSREIFRMGGFGSMMPGIATAFTIGGLSSLGLPATAGFVAEFLTFLGAWQSRFPWWLFPGVIGAFLTSIYVLRVTKQIFWGPPSTDPHFHGLPDARGPEWAALIILVFVLILFGVAPGIAINPVDTATVPLLTRLGVLP; encoded by the coding sequence ATGATCGCTCTCCCCAACCTCTCCCTGATCACGTGGATGCCCTTCATCGGGGCGATCCTCATCATGTTCGGCGCCCGGCACAACCCCTTCCTCGTGCGGCTGATCGCGGTGGTGACCACCGGCATCTCGCTCGTGCTCTCCCTCCGCATCTTCTGGCTCTACGACCGCGAGGCCGCCGGCTATCAGTTCTACGAGGAGCTGTCGCTCGTGCCGCCGCTCGGCATCACCTATCAGCTCGGCGTGGACGGCATGAGCCTCCTCATGGTGCTCCTCACCTCCATCATCATCTTCGCGGGGGTGTGGGCGTCGTGGACGATGAAGGAGCGCAGCCAGGAGTTCTACGCGCTCCTCCTCATCCTGGTGAGCGGCGTGTACGGCGTCTTCGTGTCCCTCGACCTGTTCGTCCTGTTCCTCTTCTACGAGATCGCGGTGCTGCCGATGTACCTCCTCATCGGCATCTGGGGCTCCTCCGGCGAGGTGCGCCCGCAGGGCATCTTCGCCTGGGCGTTCCGGCGCACCGGGGTGGGGACGAAGGAATACGCGGCGATGAAGCTGACCCTCTACCTCCTCTTCGGGTCGGCCTTCATCCTCGTCGGCATCCTCGCCCTCTACGTTTCCGCGGACTCGTCCTCCTTCTCCCTGCTGGAGCTCGAGCAGGTGCGCTTTTCGCCGCAGCTGCAGTCGTGGGTGTTCCTGGCCTTCTACGTGGGCTTCGGCATCCTCGCCGGCATCTGGCCGCTCCACACGTGGTCGCCCGACGGCCACGCGTCGGCGCCCACCGCCGTCTCGATGCTGCACGCCGGGGTGCTCATGAAGCTCGGTGCCTACGGCGTGGTGCGCCTGGGCATGGGCCTGCTCCCCGACGGCACGCATCAGTGGATGTGGCTGGTCGGGACGATCGCGTGCGTGAACATCGTCTACGGCGCGCTGTCTGCCATGGCCCAGGTGGATCTCAAGTACGTCATCGCCTACTCGTCGGTCTCCCACATGGGCGTGGTGATGCTCGGCGCCGCCACCCTCACCGAGAGCGGCCTCAACGGCTCGGTGTTCCAGATGTTCGCCCACGGGATCATGACCGGCCTCTTCTTCGCCCTCGTCGGCCTGGTCTACGAGAAGGCGCACTCGCGCGAGATCTTCCGCATGGGCGGCTTCGGCAGCATGATGCCCGGGATCGCCACCGCCTTCACGATCGGCGGCCTGTCCTCGCTGGGCCTGCCGGCGACGGCCGGCTTCGTGGCGGAGTTCCTCACCTTCCTCGGGGCCTGGCAGTCGCGCTTTCCGTGGTGGCTCTTCCCCGGGGTGATCGGCGCGTTCCTCACGTCGATCTACGTGCTCCGGGTGACCAAGCAGATCTTCTGGGGTCCGCCCTCGACCGATCCTCACTTCCACGGTCTGCCCGACGCGCGGGGCCCGGAGTGGGCGGCGCTAATCATCCTGGTGTTCGTGCTGATCCTGTTCGGGGTCGCTCCGGGCATCGCCATCAACCCCGTCGACACCGCCACGGTGCCCCTCCTCACGCGACTGGGGGTGCTGCCATGA